In one window of Microbacterium natoriense DNA:
- a CDS encoding ABC transporter ATP-binding protein: MKTSGAASAVIELIDVRRHFGSGDRRVQAVDGVTLRVERGEVVALLGPNGAGKTTTLDMLLGLTAPSSGSVAVLGGHPDAAAKSGSIAAVLQTGGLLGDLTVRETVELIASLHGRAALSRVPDVMSRADLTHLAARKVSKCSGGEQQRVKFALAMVPDPDILVLDEPTAGMDVTARRHFWDVMRADADAGRTIVFATHYLEEAEQFARRTVVMHRGTIVADAATARLRANLGERTVAATLPSGDRDSIVARVAAITGVIGIRLDADRLSLRAADSDTAARALLEAGAHDLEIAAPTLETAFTALTED; encoded by the coding sequence ATGAAGACATCAGGTGCAGCATCCGCCGTGATCGAACTGATCGACGTGCGGCGCCATTTCGGTTCCGGAGACCGGCGGGTCCAGGCGGTCGACGGAGTGACGCTCCGCGTCGAGCGCGGCGAGGTCGTCGCCCTGCTCGGACCGAACGGCGCGGGGAAGACGACCACCCTCGACATGCTGCTCGGCCTCACCGCACCGAGCTCCGGCTCGGTCGCAGTGCTCGGAGGCCACCCCGATGCGGCCGCGAAGTCGGGATCCATCGCGGCGGTGCTCCAGACGGGCGGCCTGCTGGGTGACCTCACCGTGCGCGAGACCGTCGAACTCATCGCCTCCCTGCACGGACGGGCGGCCCTCAGCAGGGTTCCCGACGTCATGAGCCGCGCCGATCTCACGCACCTCGCCGCACGAAAGGTGTCGAAGTGCTCGGGCGGGGAGCAGCAGCGCGTCAAGTTCGCGCTCGCGATGGTGCCAGATCCCGACATCCTGGTCCTCGACGAGCCCACCGCCGGCATGGACGTCACCGCGCGTCGCCACTTCTGGGACGTGATGCGGGCCGACGCGGATGCCGGTCGCACGATCGTGTTCGCCACCCACTACCTCGAAGAGGCCGAGCAGTTCGCGCGGCGCACCGTGGTGATGCACCGCGGCACGATCGTCGCCGACGCAGCCACCGCGCGGCTTCGAGCGAATCTGGGCGAGCGCACGGTCGCGGCGACGCTGCCGTCTGGAGACCGCGACTCGATCGTCGCGCGCGTGGCGGCGATCACGGGGGTCATCGGCATCCGTCTCGACGCTGATCGGCTCAGTCTGCGGGCCGCCGACTCCGACACCGCGGCGCGCGCCCTTCTCGAGGCCGGCGCGCACGACCTCGAGATCGCCGCGCCCACTCTCGAAACCGCTTTCACCGCTCTCACGGAGGACTGA
- a CDS encoding ABC transporter permease → MLLSPTMLRIEAVRQLRNPYTLAFTLAMPIAMYLLFGATSSYGTLSAGNGNVAFYVMTSMAAYGCAVAMSSLTSLAATEAKQGWGRQLAMSPLTTTGYALTKLLTAVAYAAFSVLGVFIAGMLTGAEVDDAWRWLATAGIILGLGLIYGLWGLGVGLYFNGDSATALASISMTFFAFFGNVFMPLDGLMLDIARFAPLYGFVALSRWPLTEGHLTTGQTDQPWMLVLNVVVWVSLFSVLVMAGAKRSRARQ, encoded by the coding sequence ATGCTTCTCTCACCCACCATGCTGCGCATCGAGGCCGTGCGCCAGCTGCGCAACCCCTACACGCTCGCCTTCACGCTCGCGATGCCGATCGCGATGTACCTGCTGTTCGGCGCCACGTCGAGCTACGGCACGCTGTCGGCAGGGAACGGCAACGTCGCGTTCTACGTGATGACCTCGATGGCCGCGTACGGATGCGCAGTGGCCATGAGCTCACTGACATCCCTCGCGGCGACCGAGGCAAAGCAGGGCTGGGGGCGCCAGCTCGCGATGTCTCCGCTCACGACGACGGGCTACGCGCTCACCAAGCTGCTCACCGCCGTCGCCTACGCGGCGTTCTCCGTGCTCGGTGTGTTCATCGCCGGCATGCTGACCGGAGCCGAGGTCGACGACGCCTGGCGCTGGCTCGCGACGGCGGGGATCATCCTCGGGCTCGGACTGATCTACGGCCTGTGGGGCCTCGGCGTCGGCTTGTACTTCAACGGCGACTCCGCCACAGCCCTCGCATCGATCTCGATGACGTTCTTCGCGTTCTTCGGCAACGTGTTCATGCCGCTCGACGGACTCATGCTCGACATCGCGCGCTTCGCTCCGCTGTATGGATTCGTGGCGCTGAGCAGATGGCCGCTCACGGAGGGGCATCTGACGACGGGTCAGACCGATCAGCCGTGGATGCTGGTGCTCAACGTCGTGGTGTGGGTCTCGCTGTTCTCCGTGCTCGTCATGGCGGGGGCGAAGCGGTCGCGTGCGCGTCAGTAG
- a CDS encoding sensor histidine kinase yields the protein MDTDPERAKAELADIEALTAEAIAGVRSTVAGARATTLVEQLASSRDALQAGEVALTIEGTPGALSAAQALTAAWILREATTNTLRHASASRVEVQIAPGRFAMIDDGPGPGTREGNGIRGMRERASASGASFVVAPGESGGTRVEVTW from the coding sequence ATGGACACCGATCCTGAGCGTGCGAAGGCCGAACTCGCCGATATCGAGGCGCTCACGGCGGAGGCCATCGCCGGTGTGCGGTCCACGGTCGCGGGCGCGCGGGCCACGACGCTCGTCGAGCAGCTCGCGTCGAGCCGCGACGCCCTGCAGGCGGGGGAGGTCGCGCTCACGATCGAAGGGACGCCAGGCGCGCTGTCTGCGGCGCAGGCGCTCACCGCGGCCTGGATCCTGCGCGAAGCCACGACGAACACGCTGCGGCACGCCAGCGCAAGCCGTGTCGAGGTGCAGATCGCGCCGGGACGATTCGCGATGATCGACGACGGCCCAGGGCCGGGGACGCGCGAAGGCAACGGAATCCGTGGCATGCGGGAACGGGCGTCGGCGTCGGGGGCGTCGTTCGTCGTCGCCCCCGGAGAGTCCGGCGGCACCCGGGTGGAGGTGACATGGTGA
- a CDS encoding response regulator transcription factor has product MVSGSIRLVIADDQALVRGALGALLDLEADLEVVGLAADGAQALRLVDELAPDVCLMDIQMPGLEGVEATRALRATNPGTRVLIVTTFARPGYLRSALDAGASGFIVKDSPAEKLADAVRRVHAGMRVLDPALAEESLFDGANPLSERERQVLRLAADGRSAAAIAADVFLSAGTVRNHLSAAIGKTGAGNRAQAVRIALDKGWI; this is encoded by the coding sequence ATGGTGAGCGGCAGCATCCGCCTCGTCATCGCCGACGACCAGGCCCTCGTGCGCGGAGCGCTCGGCGCACTGCTCGATCTCGAGGCCGATCTCGAGGTGGTCGGCCTCGCCGCCGACGGCGCGCAGGCGCTGCGCCTCGTGGATGAGCTCGCCCCCGATGTCTGCCTGATGGACATCCAGATGCCCGGCCTCGAGGGCGTGGAGGCGACGCGCGCTCTCCGTGCGACGAATCCGGGCACGCGGGTGCTGATCGTCACGACGTTCGCGCGGCCGGGCTATCTGCGCTCTGCGCTCGACGCGGGCGCCAGCGGGTTCATCGTCAAGGACAGCCCGGCCGAGAAGCTGGCGGATGCCGTGCGCCGCGTGCACGCGGGCATGCGCGTGCTCGACCCGGCGCTCGCCGAGGAGAGCCTGTTCGACGGGGCGAACCCGCTCAGCGAACGCGAACGGCAGGTGCTGAGGCTGGCGGCGGACGGCCGATCGGCGGCGGCGATCGCGGCCGACGTGTTCCTCTCCGCAGGCACCGTGCGAAACCATCTGTCGGCCGCGATCGGCAAGACCGGTGCAGGCAACAGGGCTCAGGCGGTACGGATCGCCCTCGACAAGGGGTGGATCTGA
- a CDS encoding VOC family protein, with amino-acid sequence MTWKIELIFVPVTDVDRAKDFYTKIGFNPDHDQTPQEGLRFVQMTPPGSACSIAFGTGLDIPLEPGQQKTIQVVVPNADEAKAQLEAVGVATKGVEDLGWGRFVWFDDPDGNTWTLQELPDYAAANQQS; translated from the coding sequence ATGACGTGGAAGATCGAACTCATCTTCGTCCCGGTGACCGATGTCGACCGGGCGAAGGATTTCTACACGAAGATCGGGTTCAACCCCGATCACGACCAGACGCCGCAGGAGGGTCTGCGGTTCGTGCAGATGACCCCTCCCGGCTCGGCGTGCTCGATCGCGTTCGGAACGGGGCTCGACATCCCGCTCGAGCCGGGGCAGCAGAAGACGATCCAGGTGGTGGTGCCGAACGCCGATGAGGCGAAGGCGCAGCTCGAGGCGGTCGGCGTGGCGACGAAGGGCGTCGAAGATCTCGGCTGGGGCCGGTTCGTGTGGTTCGACGACCCCGACGGCAACACCTGGACCCTGCAAGAGCTGCCCGATTACGCGGCGGCGAACCAGCAGTCCTGA
- a CDS encoding PhzF family phenazine biosynthesis protein — protein MADAPQVLRYSAFAATPDGGNPAGVVLEASGLDDADMQRIAADVGYSETAFVVGRSDADGEQRFRVRYWSPAAEVPFCGHATVATAIALAERDGAGAVVFDTNTGAVALRSSADAAGGFTVSFTSVEPEVRDLDPAVRDRLLALLGLAHSDVDSRFPVQEAFAGNWHPIVFLADRELFHQFRFSPAEVAALMREQGWLGTVTVLHATSPSEYEARNLFPVGRITEDPATGSAAASTGAYLRERGLAGQTIRIRQGAHVGRPSELVVDIPKTGGIEVSGGATRIV, from the coding sequence ATGGCAGATGCTCCACAAGTCCTGCGTTACAGCGCGTTCGCGGCGACGCCGGACGGCGGTAACCCGGCGGGAGTGGTGCTGGAGGCCTCAGGCCTCGACGACGCGGATATGCAGCGCATCGCAGCGGATGTCGGCTACTCGGAGACGGCGTTCGTCGTCGGCCGCAGCGACGCCGACGGCGAGCAGCGCTTTCGAGTGAGGTACTGGTCGCCCGCCGCAGAGGTGCCGTTCTGTGGTCATGCCACGGTCGCCACGGCGATCGCTCTGGCCGAGCGCGACGGCGCGGGTGCCGTGGTCTTCGACACGAACACCGGCGCCGTCGCCCTCCGATCCTCCGCCGATGCGGCCGGGGGCTTCACTGTGTCGTTCACCAGCGTCGAACCCGAGGTGCGCGATCTGGACCCCGCGGTGCGCGACCGGCTGCTCGCACTGCTGGGCCTCGCCCACTCCGACGTCGACTCGCGCTTTCCCGTGCAGGAGGCGTTCGCGGGCAACTGGCATCCGATCGTCTTCCTCGCCGATCGCGAGCTGTTCCACCAGTTCCGATTCTCACCCGCCGAAGTGGCGGCATTGATGCGCGAACAGGGCTGGCTGGGCACGGTGACGGTGCTGCACGCGACGAGTCCCTCGGAGTACGAAGCCCGCAACCTGTTCCCGGTCGGACGCATCACCGAAGACCCTGCGACAGGCTCGGCGGCGGCCTCGACAGGCGCCTATCTGCGCGAGCGCGGCCTCGCAGGACAGACGATCCGCATCCGCCAGGGCGCGCACGTCGGACGCCCGAGCGAACTCGTCGTCGACATTCCGAAAACGGGCGGCATCGAGGTGTCGGGCGGGGCCACGCGCATCGTCTGA
- a CDS encoding thiamine pyrophosphate-binding protein, with protein MPTVSAHVALTLAQHIDAVFGVMGNGNAYFLDAIEKQTDAVFTAVRHEQGAVVAADAHFRASGRIAAGTSTYGAGFTNTITALAEAVQAHVPLVLVVGDEPTSGPRPWDVDQIALASAVGARTYTVGRTDAAATTVIAIEHALTYRVPVVLAIPYDVAALEAGVVPSAPSPRIPAPLAPRGEYAEGMLDEIAAALRGASRPFLLAGRGAWLADAGSALGELAALTGALTASSALGRGVFPDSRYDLGVTGGFGADGAMELIREADVAVVFGASLNQFTMRFGELFAPGTRVFQIDTAPTATHPHVGGYVRADARVAAEALVERLGRPSTSAEARTTVSVTEAADARGARNLHLSPWRETVDVAGSRAYETGDDLAADGRLDPRSAARRIAELLPEDRVVVSDGGHFIGWANMYWPVAAPDRMMMVGTAFQSIGQGWPSVVGAALARRDSTIVLTSGDGGGLMAIADLESAVRAAGGRGIAVIWNDAAYGAEVNLYGLKGLAEGPMRIPEVDFAAFGAAVGAEGVVVRTLADLDRLGEWAQENAATRRFLLLDLRISGDVIAPYQQEIIRVNS; from the coding sequence ATGCCCACCGTCTCCGCACACGTCGCCCTCACGCTCGCCCAGCACATCGACGCCGTCTTCGGCGTGATGGGCAACGGGAACGCCTACTTCCTCGACGCGATCGAGAAGCAGACGGATGCGGTCTTCACCGCCGTCCGCCATGAACAGGGCGCCGTCGTCGCCGCTGACGCGCACTTCCGCGCCTCCGGGCGCATCGCCGCCGGCACGTCGACCTACGGCGCGGGCTTCACGAACACCATCACCGCGCTCGCCGAGGCCGTGCAGGCGCACGTGCCGCTCGTGCTCGTGGTCGGTGACGAGCCGACATCGGGCCCCCGCCCGTGGGACGTCGACCAGATCGCGCTGGCGTCGGCCGTCGGCGCCCGCACCTACACGGTCGGGCGAACGGACGCCGCCGCCACGACCGTCATCGCGATCGAGCACGCTCTCACTTATCGGGTTCCCGTCGTCCTGGCGATCCCCTACGACGTCGCCGCCCTTGAGGCGGGCGTCGTGCCCTCGGCTCCTTCGCCGCGGATCCCCGCTCCGCTCGCTCCTCGCGGCGAGTATGCCGAGGGGATGCTCGACGAGATCGCCGCCGCGCTGCGCGGGGCCTCCCGCCCGTTCCTCCTGGCCGGCCGCGGAGCCTGGCTCGCGGATGCCGGCTCGGCGCTGGGCGAACTCGCGGCCCTCACCGGCGCGCTGACCGCCTCGTCGGCGCTCGGTCGTGGAGTCTTCCCCGACAGCCGGTACGACCTCGGCGTGACGGGCGGCTTCGGCGCCGACGGCGCGATGGAGCTGATCCGCGAGGCTGACGTCGCCGTCGTCTTCGGCGCCTCGCTCAACCAGTTCACGATGCGCTTCGGAGAGCTGTTCGCGCCCGGCACTCGCGTGTTCCAGATCGACACCGCGCCGACGGCGACGCATCCGCACGTGGGCGGATACGTGCGGGCCGACGCGCGCGTCGCGGCCGAAGCGCTCGTCGAACGGCTCGGCCGCCCTTCGACGAGCGCAGAAGCCCGGACCACTGTCTCGGTCACTGAGGCTGCCGACGCGCGCGGGGCCCGAAACCTCCATCTGTCGCCGTGGCGGGAGACGGTCGACGTCGCCGGGTCGCGCGCCTACGAGACCGGTGACGACCTCGCCGCCGACGGGCGCCTCGACCCGCGCTCCGCCGCTCGAAGGATCGCCGAGCTGCTGCCGGAGGATCGGGTCGTCGTCTCGGACGGCGGGCACTTCATCGGGTGGGCGAACATGTACTGGCCGGTCGCTGCGCCCGACCGCATGATGATGGTCGGCACCGCATTCCAGTCGATCGGTCAGGGCTGGCCTAGCGTCGTCGGCGCCGCCCTCGCGCGGCGCGACTCGACCATCGTCCTCACCAGCGGCGACGGCGGCGGCCTCATGGCGATCGCCGACCTCGAGTCCGCGGTGCGTGCGGCCGGGGGGCGCGGCATCGCGGTGATCTGGAACGATGCCGCCTACGGCGCCGAGGTCAACCTGTACGGCTTGAAGGGCCTCGCCGAAGGCCCGATGCGCATCCCCGAGGTCGACTTCGCCGCGTTCGGTGCAGCCGTGGGCGCCGAAGGCGTCGTCGTGCGCACTCTGGCCGATCTCGACAGGCTCGGTGAGTGGGCGCAGGAGAATGCCGCGACCCGTCGGTTCCTGCTGCTCGACCTGCGCATCTCGGGCGATGTCATCGCCCCGTACCAGCAGGAGATCATCCGCGTGAACTCCTGA
- a CDS encoding circularly permuted type 2 ATP-grasp protein gives MEPLFNGYTSRRVTGRSGAQPWDEMFRTPTPDQADVRTPYRDLFPALAGMDGAELRARTDALASSYLAQGVTFDFAGEERPFPLDVVPRVIAADDWRYVESGVKQRVRALEAFLADVYGPQLAVLDGIIPASLISSSSHFHRQAAGIVGANGVRIHVAGIDVIRDERGDWRVLEDNVRVPSGVSYVLANRRVMAQTLPELFTSLRVRPVVDYPGRLLQALRAAAPDGVGDPNVVVLTPGVHNSAYYEHTLLARMMGVELVEGRDLFCSGGRVWMHTTAGPTKVDVIYRRVDDEFLDPQHFRPDSVLGAPGLMLASRLGNVTIANAVGNGVADDKLVYTYVPELIRYYLGEEPILPNVDTWRLEEPAALEEVLDRLDELVIKPVDGSGGKGLVVGPDASRETLESLRRALLADPRGWIAQPVVQLSTIPTLVEDGFRPRHVDLRPFAVNDGQDIWVLPGGLTRVALPEGQLVVNSSQGGGSKDTWVLDPSLFTGPASTIAAEEAAADEVSLATGAIAVVAPPREDPHPPFLSSPQDEDLEARHQQQQQQQQQHQQGGASC, from the coding sequence ATGGAGCCGCTGTTCAACGGATACACCTCACGTCGAGTCACGGGGCGATCCGGGGCGCAGCCCTGGGACGAGATGTTCCGCACGCCCACGCCGGACCAAGCGGACGTGCGCACCCCGTATCGCGACCTGTTCCCGGCGCTCGCCGGCATGGACGGCGCCGAGCTTCGGGCACGGACGGATGCTCTGGCCAGTTCGTATCTCGCCCAGGGCGTCACTTTCGACTTCGCCGGCGAGGAGCGGCCGTTCCCGCTCGACGTGGTGCCCCGGGTGATCGCCGCGGATGACTGGCGGTACGTCGAGTCGGGGGTGAAGCAGCGGGTCAGGGCACTGGAGGCGTTCCTCGCCGATGTCTACGGCCCGCAGCTCGCGGTCCTCGACGGGATCATCCCGGCATCCCTGATCAGCTCGTCCTCGCACTTCCACCGTCAGGCCGCCGGGATCGTGGGAGCGAACGGAGTGCGCATCCACGTCGCCGGGATCGACGTCATCCGCGACGAGCGCGGCGACTGGCGCGTGCTCGAGGACAACGTCCGGGTGCCGAGCGGCGTGAGCTACGTGCTCGCGAACCGCCGGGTCATGGCGCAGACGCTCCCCGAACTGTTCACGAGCCTGCGCGTGCGGCCCGTGGTCGACTATCCGGGCCGCCTGCTGCAGGCGCTGCGCGCCGCAGCCCCCGACGGCGTCGGCGACCCCAATGTCGTCGTGCTCACCCCGGGGGTGCACAACTCGGCGTACTACGAGCACACTCTGCTCGCCCGCATGATGGGGGTCGAGCTGGTCGAAGGGCGAGACCTGTTCTGCTCGGGAGGGCGGGTCTGGATGCACACGACCGCGGGCCCCACCAAGGTCGACGTGATCTACCGGCGCGTCGACGACGAATTCCTCGATCCGCAGCACTTCCGCCCCGACTCCGTCCTCGGCGCTCCGGGGCTCATGCTCGCGTCGCGCCTCGGGAACGTCACGATCGCGAACGCCGTGGGCAACGGCGTGGCCGACGACAAGCTCGTCTACACCTACGTGCCCGAACTCATCCGCTACTACCTGGGCGAGGAGCCGATCCTCCCGAACGTCGACACCTGGCGATTGGAGGAGCCGGCTGCGCTGGAGGAGGTGCTCGACCGGCTCGACGAGCTCGTGATCAAGCCCGTGGACGGCTCCGGCGGCAAGGGCCTCGTGGTCGGCCCGGACGCCTCTCGCGAGACGCTCGAGTCTCTGCGCCGTGCGCTGCTGGCCGACCCTCGCGGCTGGATCGCACAGCCGGTCGTGCAGCTGTCGACCATCCCCACGCTCGTCGAAGACGGATTCCGGCCGCGGCACGTCGACCTCCGCCCGTTCGCTGTCAACGACGGCCAGGACATCTGGGTGCTCCCCGGCGGGCTGACGAGGGTCGCGCTTCCGGAAGGTCAGCTCGTGGTGAACTCCAGCCAGGGCGGCGGCTCCAAGGACACCTGGGTACTCGACCCGTCGTTGTTCACAGGCCCGGCGAGCACGATCGCCGCGGAGGAGGCCGCGGCCGACGAGGTCTCGCTCGCCACAGGGGCGATCGCGGTCGTCGCGCCGCCTCGGGAGGACCCGCACCCGCCGTTCCTCTCGTCGCCGCAAGACGAGGATCTCGAGGCCCGTCACCAGCAGCAACAGCAACAGCAGCAGCAACACCAGCAGGGTGGTGCATCATGCTGA
- a CDS encoding alpha-E domain-containing protein, with product MLSRIAEALFWIGRYVERADGTARILDVHLQLLLEDPWVDEDTACRALLSVMGTTAESDAALGRDDVVRLLALDREHSASIAHSIAAARENARRAREIISTDLWETLNESNARMPRRIPFDKTHPFFRWVRDRSALAFGVVDSSMSRDEAWQFFVLGRSIERVDMTARLLATRSLTDAAGPSWTTLLRSCGAYEAHLRSHRAMPSAASAVEFLLVDRLFPRSVLSSILQAEECLRGIDPASAFGAPDRAHRVLGRMRSELEYRPIGDIVHGLSESMEEVQVGMSMASDAIRERYFPSIAMPVWIGEAL from the coding sequence ATGCTGAGCCGCATCGCTGAGGCGCTGTTCTGGATCGGTCGCTACGTCGAGCGGGCCGACGGCACAGCGCGCATCCTCGATGTGCACCTGCAGCTCCTGCTCGAAGATCCCTGGGTCGACGAAGACACCGCCTGCCGCGCGCTGCTGTCGGTGATGGGTACGACGGCGGAGTCGGACGCGGCGCTCGGACGCGATGACGTCGTGCGGCTGCTCGCGCTCGACCGTGAGCACTCCGCCTCGATCGCGCATTCGATCGCCGCCGCGCGCGAGAACGCCCGGCGCGCCAGGGAGATCATCTCGACCGATCTGTGGGAGACGCTCAACGAGTCGAACGCGCGGATGCCACGACGCATCCCCTTCGACAAGACGCACCCGTTCTTCCGATGGGTGCGCGACCGTTCGGCGCTCGCTTTCGGCGTCGTCGACTCCTCGATGAGCCGCGACGAGGCGTGGCAGTTCTTCGTGCTCGGGCGCTCGATCGAGCGGGTGGACATGACGGCACGTCTGCTCGCGACTCGTTCGCTGACCGACGCCGCCGGTCCCAGCTGGACGACTCTGCTGCGCAGCTGCGGCGCGTACGAGGCGCATCTGCGCAGCCACCGCGCCATGCCGTCTGCGGCATCCGCTGTGGAGTTCCTGCTTGTCGACCGGCTGTTCCCGCGGTCGGTGCTCTCCAGCATCCTCCAGGCCGAGGAATGCCTCCGCGGCATCGATCCCGCGAGCGCCTTCGGTGCGCCGGACCGCGCGCATCGCGTGCTGGGACGGATGCGCTCAGAGCTGGAGTACCGGCCGATCGGAGACATCGTGCACGGCCTGTCGGAGAGCATGGAAGAGGTGCAGGTGGGCATGTCGATGGCGAGCGATGCGATCAGAGAGCGGTACTTCCCGTCGATCGCGATGCCGGTGTGGATCGGAGAGGCGCTGTGA
- a CDS encoding transglutaminase family protein, with product MSRLRVVHRTGFRYERPATASYNEARMLPHSREGQFVLQAALEISPPATQHSYADFWDTRVSTFEVLTPHELLSVTATSIVDVRPVPQTTTAIDWDELAARIPLSLSLAECVTQTPATAPDEEMRELALRIEAEGGDVDDTAFEICRVVGEAMEYRSGVTGVNSTARDAWPARSGVCQDIAHVALGVLRAAGIPARYVSGYLHPDPTAAIGQPVIGESHAWVEWYSGEWRGYDPTNLVEIGESHVYVGHGRDYGDVAPLRGVYAGPSASELFVEVEVTRLD from the coding sequence GTGAGCCGGCTGCGGGTCGTGCACCGAACGGGATTCCGGTACGAGCGGCCGGCGACGGCCTCGTACAACGAGGCGCGGATGCTGCCGCACTCCCGGGAGGGGCAGTTCGTGCTGCAGGCGGCACTCGAGATCTCACCGCCGGCGACCCAGCACTCCTATGCCGACTTCTGGGACACCAGGGTGTCGACGTTCGAGGTGCTCACACCTCACGAGCTGCTCTCGGTGACGGCGACGAGCATCGTGGACGTGCGCCCGGTGCCGCAGACCACGACCGCGATCGACTGGGACGAGCTCGCCGCGCGGATCCCGCTCTCGCTGTCACTGGCCGAATGCGTCACGCAGACACCCGCGACCGCTCCGGACGAGGAGATGCGCGAACTCGCACTGCGCATCGAGGCGGAGGGCGGCGACGTCGACGACACCGCCTTCGAGATCTGCCGCGTCGTCGGCGAGGCGATGGAGTACCGAAGCGGTGTGACGGGGGTGAACTCGACGGCCCGGGATGCCTGGCCCGCGCGATCCGGCGTCTGCCAGGACATCGCTCATGTCGCGCTCGGAGTGCTCCGGGCCGCAGGCATCCCGGCCCGCTACGTCTCGGGTTACCTGCATCCCGACCCGACGGCGGCGATCGGTCAGCCGGTCATCGGGGAGTCGCACGCGTGGGTCGAGTGGTACTCGGGGGAGTGGCGCGGATACGACCCGACGAACCTCGTCGAGATCGGTGAATCGCACGTGTACGTCGGACACGGCCGCGACTACGGAGACGTCGCGCCGCTGCGCGGCGTGTACGCCGGGCCCAGCGCGTCGGAGCTGTTCGTCGAGGTCGAGGTCACCCGCCTCGACTGA
- a CDS encoding phosphoribosyltransferase has translation MTDASNERETLTWDGFGMATRDLARSILSSGFEPEVVVAIARGGLLPAGAIAYGLGAKNCGAINVEFYTGIGTVLDAPEVLPPELDMAYLDGRRVLLVDDVADSGKTLALAVQLLKDKGANVRSVTIYTKPTTIIQPDYAWKDTDLWINFPWSFQGTVREEDLGLPPTA, from the coding sequence ATGACGGATGCATCGAACGAGCGCGAGACGCTCACGTGGGACGGCTTCGGAATGGCGACGAGAGATCTCGCGCGCAGCATCCTGAGCAGTGGCTTCGAGCCCGAGGTCGTCGTGGCGATCGCCCGGGGCGGTCTGCTGCCTGCCGGCGCGATCGCCTACGGACTCGGCGCCAAGAACTGCGGCGCGATCAATGTCGAGTTCTATACGGGCATCGGCACCGTGCTCGATGCGCCCGAGGTGCTGCCTCCTGAGCTCGACATGGCATACCTCGACGGTCGCCGGGTGCTGCTCGTCGACGATGTCGCCGACTCGGGCAAGACGCTCGCGCTGGCCGTGCAGCTGCTGAAGGACAAGGGCGCCAATGTGCGCTCGGTCACGATCTACACGAAGCCCACGACGATCATCCAGCCCGACTACGCCTGGAAGGACACGGACCTCTGGATCAACTTCCCGTGGTCGTTCCAGGGCACTGTGCGCGAAGAAGACCTGGGGCTGCCGCCGACTGCGTGA